One Weissella coleopterorum DNA segment encodes these proteins:
- the nrdF gene encoding class 1b ribonucleoside-diphosphate reductase subunit beta, which translates to MAENYQAINWNVIEDQIDKATWEKLTEQFWLDTRIPLSNDLDDWRKMSEKEHYLVGHVFGGLTLLDTLQSQDGMTSLKENIRTQHEEAVLNNIEFMESVHAKSYSSIFETLNTSDEIDEIFSWTNQNKYLQYKANKINTVYQEGTQLQKKVASVFLETFLFYSGFYTPLYYLGHNKLNNVAEIIKLILRDESVHGTYIGYKFQLGFNELSDGEQNEFKNWMYEFLLDLYNNEEQFTHELYDPMGWSESVLTFIRYNANKALMNLGQDPMFPDSADDVNPIVMNGISTTTSNHDFFSQVGNGYRLGQVEVMHDDDYNYGLE; encoded by the coding sequence ATGGCAGAAAATTATCAAGCAATTAATTGGAATGTTATTGAAGATCAAATTGATAAAGCAACGTGGGAGAAATTGACGGAACAATTTTGGCTCGATACGAGAATTCCTTTATCAAATGATTTAGATGATTGGCGTAAAATGTCTGAAAAAGAACATTATCTAGTTGGGCATGTTTTTGGTGGATTAACTTTATTAGATACATTGCAATCTCAAGATGGAATGACATCACTTAAAGAGAATATTCGCACGCAACATGAAGAAGCTGTTTTAAATAACATTGAATTTATGGAATCAGTTCATGCAAAATCCTATTCTTCCATTTTTGAAACACTAAATACTTCAGATGAAATTGATGAAATTTTTTCTTGGACTAATCAAAACAAATATTTACAATATAAGGCAAATAAAATTAATACCGTTTATCAGGAAGGAACTCAACTGCAGAAAAAGGTCGCCTCTGTTTTCTTAGAGACTTTCTTATTTTATTCGGGATTTTATACGCCATTGTATTATTTAGGACATAATAAGTTGAATAATGTGGCAGAAATTATTAAATTGATTTTACGAGATGAATCAGTACATGGAACTTATATTGGTTATAAATTTCAGCTTGGTTTTAATGAGTTAAGCGATGGAGAGCAAAATGAATTTAAAAACTGGATGTATGAATTCTTACTTGATTTATATAATAATGAAGAACAATTTACACATGAATTATATGATCCAATGGGGTGGTCAGAGTCGGTTTTAACCTTTATTCGTTATAACGCAAATAAAGCTTTAATGAATTTGGGCCAAGATCCGATGTTCCCAGATAGCGCTGATGATGTGAATCCAATTGTGATGAATGGAATTTCAACAACGACATCAAATCATGATTTTTTCTCTCAGGTTGGGAATGGCTATCGATTAGGACAAGTTGAAGTCATGCATGATGATGATTATAATTATGGATTAGAGTAA
- a CDS encoding M24 family metallopeptidase, whose amino-acid sequence MSLKINQIQQWLNENELDVAYFSDFHSISYLTGFESDPIERILALVIFAQDDPIMFTPALEVEAVKSAGWQFPIYGYQDHENGWQLLANHIRESTKHLTRWAIESEQLTLARADLIKTALPEIKFNGDLTNIIQQMRLHKSADEIQKMHLAGDDADLAFEAGFAALQTGVTELSVAASLEFETKKRGIPGMSFETLVQFGSHAAEPHGATGLNQLTYGDMVLFDLGTIHDGYVSDATRTVTFGKVSEHQKDIYNIVLEAQLAAQSQVMPGMTANQLDEIARDIITKAGYGQYFVHRLGHGLGSSVHEFPQIMGGNDLVLEPGMAFSIEPGIYIPGDMGVRIEDSIVLTETGADSFTHLSKELRIID is encoded by the coding sequence ATGTCTTTAAAAATTAATCAAATTCAACAATGGCTAAATGAAAATGAACTAGACGTGGCTTATTTTTCAGATTTTCATTCTATCTCATATCTAACTGGATTTGAATCTGACCCGATCGAACGAATTTTAGCACTCGTTATTTTCGCCCAAGATGATCCAATTATGTTTACCCCTGCCCTAGAAGTTGAAGCAGTTAAATCTGCTGGGTGGCAATTTCCTATTTATGGTTATCAGGACCACGAAAATGGTTGGCAATTATTAGCTAACCATATTCGAGAAAGTACCAAGCATCTAACTCGCTGGGCCATTGAGAGCGAGCAGCTAACCCTTGCTCGGGCTGATTTGATTAAAACTGCATTGCCAGAAATTAAATTTAATGGTGATCTAACTAATATTATTCAACAAATGCGCCTTCACAAGTCGGCAGATGAAATACAGAAAATGCACTTAGCAGGCGATGATGCTGACCTCGCATTTGAGGCTGGTTTTGCTGCCCTTCAAACTGGGGTAACTGAATTATCCGTGGCTGCCAGTCTCGAATTTGAAACGAAGAAACGTGGCATTCCGGGAATGTCATTTGAAACTTTGGTTCAATTTGGCTCGCACGCAGCTGAACCTCATGGTGCTACGGGATTAAATCAGTTAACGTATGGCGACATGGTACTCTTTGATCTGGGAACCATTCATGATGGTTATGTTTCAGATGCTACACGAACGGTCACCTTTGGAAAAGTTTCTGAACATCAAAAAGATATTTACAATATTGTTTTGGAGGCTCAATTAGCTGCCCAATCTCAAGTCATGCCAGGTATGACTGCCAACCAGTTAGATGAAATTGCCCGCGATATCATCACTAAGGCTGGTTATGGTCAATATTTTGTTCATCGTCTCGGCCATGGTCTGGGTTCTTCAGTACATGAATTCCCCCAAATTATGGGTGGCAATGACCTAGTACTTGAACCTGGTATGGCTTTCTCTATTGAACCAGGAATTTATATCCCAGGTGACATGGGAGTTCGTATCGAAGATTCGATTGTCCTCACTGAAACTGGTGCTGATTCATTTACTCACCTATCAAAGGAATTACGTATTATTGATTAA